Proteins encoded within one genomic window of Saccharopolyspora pogona:
- a CDS encoding FadR/GntR family transcriptional regulator — translation MSQERNTDSGAATVRKFVRLPHIEVPKASDVLADTLRERILAGDFPEHTALPPERDLVEQAQMSRTTVREALRILEAQGFVRLKTGRAGGAFVSLPGEESVASTVSMFIQGRRIRRETLLETREALEPMLARLAAKRRTDADLERIEAANAAMARSADSLSGFLQANVDWHVGVAEASHNDLLVGFMSALSRAIYLSTENRSFVDDSIRKATARAHEAITKAIRDQDEVSAARRMSKHVHAYASAIKLVEDRDEIDVSAE, via the coding sequence ATGTCACAGGAACGCAACACGGACAGCGGGGCAGCGACGGTCCGGAAATTCGTACGGCTGCCCCACATCGAAGTCCCCAAGGCCTCCGACGTCCTGGCGGACACCCTACGCGAGCGCATCCTCGCCGGGGACTTCCCTGAGCACACGGCCCTACCGCCGGAGCGAGACCTTGTCGAGCAGGCACAGATGAGCCGGACCACGGTGCGCGAGGCACTGCGCATCCTGGAGGCACAGGGATTCGTCAGGCTCAAGACCGGGCGAGCCGGTGGTGCGTTCGTCAGCCTCCCGGGCGAAGAGTCGGTCGCCAGCACGGTGAGCATGTTCATTCAGGGTCGCCGGATCCGCAGGGAAACGCTGCTGGAGACTCGCGAGGCGCTCGAGCCGATGCTCGCGCGGCTGGCTGCGAAGCGGCGCACGGACGCCGATCTCGAGCGCATCGAGGCGGCGAATGCCGCGATGGCGCGTTCTGCGGACTCGCTGTCGGGCTTCTTGCAGGCCAACGTCGACTGGCACGTCGGGGTCGCCGAGGCCAGTCACAACGACCTTCTCGTCGGCTTCATGTCGGCGCTCTCCAGGGCGATCTACCTCTCGACCGAGAACCGGAGCTTTGTCGATGACAGCATCCGCAAAGCGACCGCTCGGGCGCACGAGGCGATCACCAAGGCGATCAGGGACCAGGACGAGGTTTCTGCCGCCCGCCGGATGAGCAAGCACGTGCACGCGTACGCCTCGGCCATCAAGCTCGTCGAGGACCGGGACGAGATCGACGTCTCTGCCGAATGA
- a CDS encoding sensor domain-containing diguanylate cyclase produces the protein MSARGSAAPHELTWQVILHQAAAPVAVLDLEGYFVYANPAVCDLLGYGLADLLGRPARDFTHPDDPALDRDLVNNMIANGFDKLRSEKRGVRSDSQTIWLLISNAVIRDSNGEPQFVLSQYQDITSRRSAELRWQKTFANAPIGLAALDLTGRWLEVNDRLCDMVGYSAEEMLTMRFTDLTYSDDKSGTDLLADLTAGRLETACLEKRYRHKAGYPIWVLIRVSVIPGADGRPAYLVSQYEAIGERQMQDRHMAHMALHDPLTGLANRALLMDRLDQALAALPQHGGVLTVLLADLNELKPVNDSYGHAVGDQLLITAANELFKAVPPGDTVARLGGDEFVVLTWTSNLREAKKLRDDLAQRLVADIVVAGHEIKLSASVGLATARDAATPASDLLHNADLDMYTYKRAGRA, from the coding sequence ATGTCAGCGCGAGGTTCGGCCGCCCCCCACGAGCTAACGTGGCAAGTGATTTTACACCAAGCTGCCGCCCCGGTAGCGGTGCTCGACCTCGAGGGATACTTCGTTTACGCCAACCCAGCGGTATGCGACCTCCTCGGTTACGGCCTTGCCGATCTCCTCGGCCGCCCAGCGCGGGATTTCACGCATCCAGATGACCCCGCACTGGACCGTGACCTTGTCAACAACATGATCGCAAACGGGTTTGACAAGCTACGCTCAGAAAAGCGCGGTGTGCGATCCGACAGCCAAACAATTTGGCTGCTCATCAGCAACGCAGTCATCAGAGACTCAAATGGCGAACCGCAGTTTGTCCTGTCGCAATACCAGGACATCACCAGTCGACGCTCGGCCGAGCTGCGCTGGCAGAAAACTTTCGCCAACGCCCCGATCGGCTTGGCCGCGCTCGATCTCACCGGGCGTTGGCTGGAGGTCAACGATCGGTTGTGCGACATGGTCGGATACTCCGCAGAAGAAATGCTGACCATGCGCTTCACCGACCTCACCTATTCAGACGACAAGTCTGGGACGGATCTCCTTGCGGACCTGACCGCCGGCCGACTCGAAACCGCCTGCCTAGAGAAGCGCTACCGACACAAGGCTGGATACCCGATCTGGGTCCTCATCCGGGTCAGTGTCATTCCGGGGGCCGACGGCCGTCCGGCCTACCTGGTCTCGCAGTACGAAGCAATCGGCGAAAGACAAATGCAGGACCGTCACATGGCACACATGGCCCTGCACGACCCGTTGACCGGGCTCGCTAACCGGGCCCTGCTGATGGACCGGCTCGACCAGGCGCTCGCGGCACTCCCCCAGCATGGCGGCGTCTTGACCGTGCTACTGGCGGACCTCAATGAGCTCAAACCGGTCAACGACAGCTACGGCCACGCCGTCGGTGATCAACTCCTGATCACCGCGGCAAATGAGCTGTTCAAAGCCGTCCCACCGGGCGACACGGTGGCCCGGCTTGGCGGAGACGAGTTCGTCGTACTCACCTGGACATCGAACCTGCGCGAGGCCAAAAAGCTCCGCGACGACCTGGCGCAACGTTTGGTAGCTGACATCGTCGTAGCAGGTCACGAAATAAAGTTGAGCGCCAGCGTAGGACTCGCCACCGCCCGGGATGCTGCCACACCAGCCTCTGACTTGTTGCACAACGCAGACCTCGACATGTACACCTACAAACGCGCCGGCCGCGCGTAG
- a CDS encoding thiolase family protein, producing the protein MNQDRIVLLDGARTPVGSFGGVLKDVAAHELGAVAARAALQRAGLEPGDVDEVVMGCIGQVGPDAYNARRVAIAAGLPKSAPAYTVNRLCGSGLQAIWSAAMQMRWGGVDVALAGGNESMSRMPFYDFGARAGYRLGNRELVDGTVMMLTDPFDDIHMGVTAEIVARKYDVSRLAQDEFALTSQQRAASEAARAAFAEEITPVEINGRRPVTVTEDEHPKPDTTLEVLAGLRSAFQAGGTVTAGNASGINDGGAAVVLAREAVAAERGLTGLVSLEAVTTAAMEPELMGYAPVMALHKLFAQTGTAPGAIDTIELNEAFAAQAVAVIRDAKLDPEKVNPYGGAIALGHPVGATGAILSLRVAKDLVRRDLELGVVTMCIGGGQALAALFRRIS; encoded by the coding sequence ATGAACCAGGACAGGATCGTGCTGCTGGACGGGGCGCGGACGCCGGTGGGCAGCTTCGGTGGCGTGCTGAAGGACGTGGCGGCGCATGAGCTGGGTGCGGTGGCGGCGCGGGCGGCGCTGCAGCGGGCGGGACTGGAGCCCGGAGACGTCGACGAGGTGGTGATGGGCTGTATCGGCCAGGTGGGGCCGGACGCTTACAACGCCCGCCGGGTGGCGATCGCGGCGGGACTGCCGAAGAGTGCTCCGGCGTACACGGTGAACCGGTTGTGCGGGTCGGGGTTGCAGGCGATCTGGTCTGCGGCGATGCAGATGCGCTGGGGCGGGGTGGACGTCGCGCTGGCGGGTGGCAATGAGTCGATGAGCCGGATGCCCTTCTACGACTTCGGCGCTCGGGCCGGGTATCGGCTCGGGAACCGCGAGCTGGTGGACGGCACGGTGATGATGCTGACCGACCCTTTCGATGACATCCACATGGGCGTGACGGCCGAGATCGTCGCCAGGAAGTACGACGTGTCCCGCCTGGCGCAGGACGAGTTCGCGCTGACCTCGCAGCAGCGGGCCGCTTCGGAGGCAGCGAGGGCGGCGTTCGCCGAGGAGATCACCCCGGTCGAGATCAATGGCCGCAGGCCCGTCACGGTGACCGAGGATGAGCATCCGAAACCGGACACCACCTTGGAGGTGCTGGCCGGATTGCGGTCGGCGTTTCAGGCCGGCGGCACGGTCACGGCGGGGAACGCGTCAGGGATCAACGACGGTGGCGCGGCTGTTGTGCTGGCCCGCGAGGCGGTGGCCGCGGAGCGGGGACTGACCGGGCTGGTGAGTCTGGAGGCGGTGACGACTGCGGCGATGGAGCCGGAGTTGATGGGCTATGCGCCTGTGATGGCGCTGCACAAGCTTTTCGCCCAGACCGGTACGGCCCCGGGTGCTATCGACACGATCGAGCTCAACGAGGCGTTCGCCGCCCAGGCGGTGGCGGTGATCCGGGACGCCAAGCTGGACCCGGAGAAGGTCAACCCGTACGGCGGTGCGATCGCGCTGGGCCATCCGGTCGGCGCCACTGGCGCGATCCTGTCGCTCCGGGTGGCCAAGGATCTCGTCCGTCGTGACTTGGAGCTCGGTGTGGTCACCATGTGCATCGGTGGCGGCCAGGCGCTGGCCGCCCTGTTCCGCCGGATCTCCTGA
- a CDS encoding acyl-CoA dehydratase activase, which produces MDLGSTSAECVVIDELRAIVATAVVETGTVSQKGLQRAIDEAFGEAGTERDLVRATAATGYGRRLVPGGADFTFTEISAHGRGVAALFPGVRLVVDIGGQDTKAIQVDEAGRVERFAMNDRCASGTGRFYEGLAHALETDIESLGELASRGKADLEISSLCATFAVTEVIALLAKGHDPADIAASVHQAAAARTLGLIGQVGKISPVALTGGVARNAAVVHSLSEALGEELLIPENPQTTGAYGAALLAAESLEEGGFQPDQNATVSATPHDHGGSGSCADCAGNKTESSVTMLPLTAPSGRVV; this is translated from the coding sequence ATGGACCTGGGGTCTACGTCGGCTGAGTGCGTGGTGATCGACGAGCTGCGTGCGATCGTCGCGACCGCCGTCGTCGAGACCGGCACGGTCAGCCAGAAGGGGCTTCAGCGCGCCATCGACGAGGCCTTCGGCGAAGCCGGGACGGAGCGCGACCTGGTGCGGGCCACAGCCGCCACCGGCTACGGGCGGCGACTCGTTCCCGGTGGTGCAGACTTCACGTTCACCGAGATCAGTGCGCACGGCCGGGGTGTCGCCGCGCTGTTTCCGGGCGTGCGCCTCGTGGTGGACATCGGTGGCCAGGACACCAAGGCGATCCAGGTCGACGAGGCAGGCCGGGTTGAACGGTTCGCGATGAACGATCGGTGCGCGAGCGGTACCGGGCGTTTCTACGAGGGCCTCGCCCACGCGCTCGAGACCGATATCGAGTCCCTCGGCGAGCTCGCGAGTAGGGGAAAGGCAGATCTCGAGATCAGCAGCCTGTGCGCCACCTTCGCCGTCACGGAGGTGATCGCTCTGCTCGCCAAGGGGCACGATCCCGCCGATATCGCGGCCTCGGTCCACCAGGCCGCCGCGGCTCGCACCCTCGGGCTCATCGGCCAGGTCGGCAAGATCTCGCCGGTCGCGCTCACCGGCGGCGTCGCGCGCAATGCGGCGGTGGTCCACTCCTTGTCCGAGGCTCTGGGCGAGGAACTTCTGATCCCGGAGAACCCACAGACCACCGGGGCCTACGGCGCGGCGCTACTGGCGGCCGAGTCGCTCGAAGAAGGAGGCTTTCAGCCGGACCAGAACGCGACTGTTTCGGCTACTCCCCATGACCACGGCGGGTCAGGATCATGCGCTGACTGCGCCGGTAACAAAACAGAGTCGAGTGTCACCATGCTGCCGTTGACAGCGCCGTCTGGTCGCGTGGTCTAG
- a CDS encoding 2-hydroxyacyl-CoA dehydratase subunit D: MEHAAASPLEAMTRAAEDPAGYVEQWKARTGGRAIAVFPMNFPAEIAHAAGLLPVIVQEDRNPITLGNNLLSEFNCGYSRNLADQAATGRLDVFDGFFMADHCIQLIGAADVIRELTGGRRFYLGQLISSMNDPWTPEQARLTMTDFVAELSSFAGVEITDERLRESIKTYNRGRKLLRTLYEQRRSGDSRFTSGELQTMVKSSMVMQREEHNALMEDLVAQSSATPRDDRVRVHLSGHFCHAPKPELLALIEESGGIVVDDDLFHGARYISTDADESASPVDALVGQYLERNVNVPCPTRAQSDVDWDAYLLNAVHSSGAEVVISLLVKYCEPHMLYLPELRKALEAEGIPHLLLETEHEGIPLETMRTRIEAMFEQATRGRAPTRVPTA, encoded by the coding sequence ATGGAGCACGCAGCGGCGAGTCCACTGGAGGCCATGACGAGGGCCGCGGAGGACCCGGCCGGCTACGTCGAGCAGTGGAAGGCGAGGACCGGGGGGCGCGCGATTGCCGTGTTCCCGATGAATTTCCCGGCCGAGATCGCCCACGCTGCCGGCCTGTTGCCCGTGATCGTGCAAGAGGACCGCAATCCGATCACGCTGGGAAACAACCTCTTGAGTGAGTTCAACTGCGGCTACTCCCGTAACCTCGCAGACCAGGCCGCGACCGGGCGCCTCGACGTCTTCGACGGTTTCTTCATGGCCGATCACTGCATCCAGCTGATCGGAGCCGCCGACGTGATCCGCGAGCTCACCGGCGGCCGGCGGTTCTACCTCGGTCAGCTCATCTCCTCGATGAATGACCCGTGGACACCCGAGCAAGCGCGGCTCACCATGACGGACTTCGTCGCCGAACTGTCGTCCTTCGCCGGAGTCGAGATCACCGACGAGCGCCTCCGCGAGAGCATCAAGACCTATAACCGTGGCCGCAAGCTGCTACGTACGCTGTACGAGCAGCGGCGTTCCGGGGACTCGCGGTTCACCTCAGGGGAGCTGCAGACCATGGTGAAGTCGAGCATGGTCATGCAGCGCGAGGAGCACAACGCGCTCATGGAGGACCTGGTCGCGCAGTCCTCCGCCACGCCTCGCGACGACCGCGTGAGGGTCCACCTCTCGGGACACTTCTGCCATGCGCCCAAGCCGGAGCTGCTGGCACTGATCGAGGAAAGCGGGGGCATCGTGGTCGACGACGACCTCTTCCACGGTGCCCGCTACATCTCGACGGACGCGGACGAGTCCGCCTCGCCCGTCGACGCCCTCGTGGGTCAGTACCTCGAGCGCAACGTCAACGTCCCGTGCCCGACCCGCGCCCAGTCCGATGTCGACTGGGACGCCTACCTCCTGAACGCGGTGCACTCCAGCGGTGCCGAAGTGGTGATCTCACTGCTCGTCAAGTACTGCGAACCGCACATGCTCTACCTCCCCGAACTCCGCAAGGCGCTCGAGGCAGAGGGGATTCCCCATCTGCTCCTGGAAACCGAGCACGAGGGGATACCGCTCGAGACCATGCGTACGCGGATCGAGGCGATGTTCGAACAGGCCACGCGCGGCAGGGCACCGACACGGGTGCCGACTGCCTGA
- a CDS encoding FAS1-like dehydratase domain-containing protein, producing the protein MVDVVSFDVERGKVREFARSTFAVDPVYTDRGAAVARGHVDVVATPTYAVVSLHFRNQREWVAQLGLNIERVVVGSVRWTYRRPMVVGDVIVGTRRLVKDERKPGSGGDLRVLTLETDFVDATGQVVVTEENVVIERPST; encoded by the coding sequence GTGGTCGATGTCGTGTCGTTCGACGTGGAGCGGGGCAAGGTTCGCGAGTTCGCGCGGTCGACCTTCGCCGTGGATCCCGTCTACACCGATCGGGGCGCCGCCGTGGCCAGGGGCCACGTTGACGTCGTCGCAACCCCCACGTACGCCGTCGTGAGCCTGCACTTTCGCAACCAGCGCGAGTGGGTCGCCCAGCTTGGACTCAACATCGAGCGCGTGGTGGTGGGCTCCGTCCGCTGGACCTACCGGCGCCCGATGGTCGTCGGCGACGTGATCGTCGGAACACGACGCTTGGTGAAGGACGAGCGGAAGCCGGGATCGGGTGGCGACTTGCGGGTGCTGACGTTGGAGACCGACTTCGTCGATGCCACCGGGCAGGTCGTCGTGACGGAGGAAAACGTCGTGATCGAGAGGCCGAGCACGTGA
- a CDS encoding MaoC family dehydratase, whose amino-acid sequence MSGALVVEAGQELPARVVGPLTQADVLRFAGACGDFNPLHYDTELARRAGFDAPIAMGQMTAGIVAAWIADWCGVERLAEFEVRFVAPVLVGDTITLTGEVADVVSGDDGREIARLAVVAAKGETVVVKGRASAVLAPAMPG is encoded by the coding sequence GTGAGCGGGGCGTTGGTCGTGGAAGCGGGACAGGAGCTGCCCGCGCGGGTCGTCGGACCCCTCACTCAGGCTGACGTTCTGCGGTTCGCCGGGGCGTGCGGTGACTTCAACCCCCTCCACTACGACACAGAGCTGGCCAGGCGCGCGGGCTTCGATGCCCCCATAGCGATGGGGCAGATGACGGCGGGGATCGTCGCTGCGTGGATCGCAGACTGGTGCGGGGTCGAGCGGCTCGCCGAGTTCGAGGTCCGCTTCGTCGCGCCCGTCCTGGTCGGCGACACGATCACGCTGACGGGTGAGGTCGCCGACGTGGTGTCCGGCGACGACGGCCGTGAGATCGCGCGGCTCGCCGTCGTCGCGGCCAAAGGAGAGACGGTCGTGGTGAAGGGACGTGCCTCAGCGGTCCTCGCGCCCGCCATGCCTGGTTGA
- a CDS encoding 2-hydroxyacyl-CoA dehydratase subunit D, translated as MATLVEDKSNRLRMTGRGGELVGAYWDELFTARERGAQVVWYNGHALNPLFQAAGISWCHGEAFSARLAAQHLEGPAQLAGEEYGYVNELCSYSRTHLGCAVLTNDFGEGETGIVGAVDQRELASRLPEPDFFVNGYQGCSTGQQWDQMSYRILGKKVPIFTLSLPYMFGSKPDAGYLVGEEWETATNYVVDQLEKLIEFLEAQTGRPFDYDKLGEIMGYIKAASQLRREAMALCMAKPTPATYWDWVACIAHINFMPAGQRLIDYFQGVKDEVVERLANGVSGVANERYRLYFDGIMNWNKLGWLARKFADTDAAVICGRYTHQNFWQEPQLIDPENPLRGLAQHYLLCSNSQGFKTLKEAMVKDCDDYGIDGIIFHASRTCRAYTNHQHLLARVAEKQLGLPTTFFEGDIADAAFYKDEILEVRLAALLETIDAKRART; from the coding sequence ATGGCGACTTTGGTCGAGGACAAGTCCAACCGGCTCCGGATGACGGGCCGCGGCGGCGAACTGGTCGGCGCGTACTGGGACGAGCTGTTCACGGCGCGGGAGCGTGGTGCCCAGGTCGTTTGGTACAACGGCCACGCGCTGAACCCGCTGTTCCAAGCCGCCGGGATCTCGTGGTGCCATGGCGAGGCCTTCTCCGCTCGGCTGGCGGCGCAGCACCTCGAGGGCCCCGCGCAGCTCGCTGGCGAGGAGTACGGCTACGTGAACGAGCTGTGCTCCTACTCCCGCACGCACTTGGGATGCGCGGTGCTCACCAACGACTTCGGCGAGGGCGAGACGGGCATCGTCGGTGCGGTTGACCAACGTGAGCTCGCGAGCCGCCTCCCGGAACCCGACTTCTTCGTCAACGGTTATCAGGGCTGCAGCACCGGGCAGCAGTGGGACCAGATGTCCTATCGCATCCTCGGCAAGAAGGTGCCGATCTTCACGCTGTCGCTGCCGTACATGTTCGGCAGCAAGCCGGACGCCGGCTACCTCGTCGGCGAGGAGTGGGAGACCGCCACCAACTACGTTGTGGACCAGCTCGAGAAACTGATCGAGTTCCTCGAGGCCCAGACCGGACGGCCCTTCGACTACGACAAGCTCGGCGAGATCATGGGCTACATCAAAGCGGCGTCGCAGCTGCGCCGGGAGGCCATGGCACTCTGCATGGCCAAACCCACCCCGGCGACGTACTGGGACTGGGTCGCCTGCATCGCCCACATCAACTTCATGCCCGCCGGGCAGCGGCTGATCGACTACTTCCAGGGCGTCAAGGACGAGGTCGTCGAGCGGCTCGCCAACGGCGTCTCCGGCGTGGCCAACGAGCGCTACCGCCTGTACTTCGACGGGATCATGAACTGGAACAAGCTCGGCTGGCTCGCCAGGAAGTTCGCCGATACCGACGCCGCCGTCATCTGCGGGCGCTACACCCACCAGAACTTCTGGCAGGAACCGCAGCTGATCGATCCGGAGAACCCGTTGCGGGGACTCGCACAGCACTACCTGCTGTGTTCCAACAGCCAGGGCTTCAAGACGCTGAAAGAGGCCATGGTCAAGGACTGTGACGACTACGGGATCGACGGGATCATCTTCCACGCGTCGCGGACCTGCCGGGCCTACACCAATCACCAGCACCTGCTCGCCCGGGTCGCCGAGAAGCAGCTCGGGCTCCCGACGACCTTCTTCGAAGGTGACATCGCGGACGCGGCCTTCTACAAGGATGAGATCCTTGAGGTTCGCCTCGCCGCGTTGCTGGAGACGATCGATGCCAAGCGGGCGCGGACCTGA
- a CDS encoding reverse transcriptase domain-containing protein produces the protein MILEPVFEADFKPVSYGFRPNRRAQDAIAEIHLLGSRTHEWVLEVDIKACFDEISHPSLMDRIRKRVGDKRVLSLFKAFLKAGVLSEGDILRDTRVPDSGGHEQQFFSNVRRAATHQVSCDPDAWRPLPPHDIVPDQAF, from the coding sequence ATGATCCTCGAACCCGTCTTCGAGGCGGACTTCAAGCCGGTCTCCTATGGCTTCCGCCCCAACAGGCGGGCACAGGACGCGATCGCCGAGATCCACCTGCTGGGTTCCCGCACCCACGAGTGGGTGCTCGAAGTTGACATCAAGGCGTGCTTCGACGAAATCTCACATCCGTCCTTAATGGACAGGATACGGAAACGCGTCGGGGACAAACGTGTTCTGTCGCTGTTCAAGGCGTTCCTGAAAGCTGGCGTCCTTTCTGAGGGCGACATCCTCAGGGACACTCGCGTGCCTGATTCTGGCGGACATGAACAGCAGTTCTTCTCTAACGTGCGACGAGCCGCCACCCATCAAGTGTCCTGCGATCCGGATGCGTGGCGGCCTCTGCCGCCACACGACATCGTCCCGGACCAAGCCTTTTAG